Proteins from one Alicyclobacillus vulcanalis genomic window:
- a CDS encoding glutamate synthase-related protein: MELEKLTTDLQREYDACGIFSQIEKSGQPSYDTVRNGIDALRAMRHRAGYVKNEGDGCGLLLDIPRALWASRLESLGTSAKLVHEPGFWVGHFLLEKEVSQDPILRVLAHHGMEPVAVVVDQVDESVLGPLGKKVKPHFVQMAGCLPQRDDARVFAAFAEIDELQGVHVASLSHDQVVYKVVGNDETLYRFYKDLQNPLCRSAFVIAHTRYSTNTTTSFPRVQPFSCLGHNGEINTIARFYTESKMIGVPLRPDFSDSQMVDRTLCALVATRGWSLFEAAELLFPPIVHEIKSMSEELSDLYMFYRSLWGPFAQGPAGVMMRYGNAAVFSVDALGLRPMWQLESDTAYYFSSEQGIVPLELWTAEPKPLAPGEKVGVRWSETGVKLYAYDELQQEVLELARERFNFRGEHRNLHFAVPYGVSVNADVAHAKRDAKPLDVRMLAFGFRDDDLKLMDQEIQSGAEPIKSLGFDSPIGALSEEATLLSDYLHETVAVVTNPAIDREREIEHFSTRSVLGRRPSFDGLYQEAPRVEVQAPILLEGLPEAYGVEYDEIQNLAHRFGTVCYEDALAMLRTSPNGTAEILIHRRDGESVPEALERFSLEALEAVQAGANVIVLDDRLQFRRGPHIDPFLVVSAVHRALLRPAAKEKGEHLRRRTSVVLRSGGIRNLHDIMVALGLGADAVVPYHMWEYAAHKGGAHAIENLYKALTKGIEKVISTLGIHEVRGYERLFSAIGLANEVAEYLAIPNFCGSETAGLSFARMEELAQLRRSWYEAQDRKSVRPNRLFQLYPRIWKTAGSVADGELAYEEFVSKLEQFETDNPISIRHLLGFREDQEPAAGDVDTTIDGHAYPIVISSMSFGSQNETAYRAYAEAAYRMNIVCLNGEGGEIKDLLEKYPRNRGRQIASGRFGVNADLCNNAYVLEIKIGQGAKPGEGGHLPGSKVTAQVAAARNATQGVDLISPSNNHDIYSIEDLAQVIYELKEINPLAKVAVKVPVVPNIGTIAVGIAKAGADVITLSGFDGGTGAARAHAIRHVGLPMEIGVKLAHEALCEAGLRDYVELWADGGMKSGHDVMKAILLGANRVGFGTMAMVAIGCTACRACHKDTCHVGIATQMHDIAEAQAKGLKQFEPQDFDRAVAQLVRFFSEVGKHVEALTRKLGASRTQDLVGRSDLLVNLREDARLDTSWLLRVREEYVGQGCHVRYRTFEEAYGDVVQDVAAIGAATGTDGVVTAVGSRVTAIRAVPRALGTRLSGESIRARRRGEVGPVVHDGVAGAGFAAYHTEGMVSVAIGGAQDGVGKAAFGGKIVVLKGKCADGVWRGGSVGKGLAYGAARGLFIIQGNADARACIRLSGADVVIGGEIEAPVRADLSHIANRANIKGFAFEYMTGGRAVVLGDPGPWICSGMTGGRVYLRHDPEMGLDEQALRRRIAKGAKVALRVIDAKGRNDIAELLGAYQLELRRYGQHDEARRLQKLIDNPSLYFLMVEPAHEITDQDIATE; the protein is encoded by the coding sequence GTGGAGCTGGAGAAGTTGACGACGGATCTGCAGCGCGAATACGATGCCTGCGGCATTTTTTCGCAGATTGAGAAATCAGGACAACCCTCGTACGACACGGTCCGAAACGGAATCGATGCGCTGCGCGCGATGCGCCATCGGGCAGGTTACGTGAAGAACGAAGGCGACGGTTGCGGGTTGCTGCTGGATATTCCGAGGGCGCTCTGGGCCTCTCGGCTGGAGAGCCTTGGCACATCCGCGAAGCTCGTCCATGAGCCAGGCTTTTGGGTAGGTCATTTCCTGTTGGAGAAAGAGGTTTCCCAGGATCCCATTTTGCGCGTTTTGGCGCACCACGGCATGGAACCGGTTGCCGTCGTGGTGGACCAGGTGGATGAGTCGGTCCTCGGCCCGCTCGGCAAGAAGGTGAAGCCCCACTTCGTTCAGATGGCGGGCTGCCTGCCACAGCGGGACGATGCGCGCGTGTTCGCGGCGTTCGCCGAGATCGACGAGTTGCAAGGCGTTCACGTGGCGTCGTTGTCGCATGACCAGGTGGTGTACAAGGTGGTGGGCAACGACGAGACGCTCTACCGGTTCTATAAGGATCTACAGAACCCGCTCTGCCGGTCGGCGTTTGTCATCGCGCACACGCGCTATTCGACCAATACGACGACGTCGTTCCCGCGCGTGCAGCCTTTCTCTTGCCTCGGCCACAATGGCGAGATCAACACCATCGCTCGTTTTTACACGGAGTCGAAGATGATCGGCGTGCCGTTGCGCCCGGATTTCAGCGACTCTCAGATGGTGGATCGGACGCTCTGTGCGCTGGTGGCGACGCGTGGGTGGTCCTTGTTCGAAGCCGCGGAGCTCTTGTTCCCGCCCATTGTGCACGAAATCAAGTCGATGTCGGAAGAATTGTCGGACTTGTACATGTTTTATCGGTCGCTATGGGGCCCGTTTGCGCAAGGTCCGGCGGGCGTGATGATGCGCTACGGCAACGCGGCTGTGTTCAGCGTCGATGCACTGGGCCTGCGGCCGATGTGGCAGCTCGAGTCGGATACCGCGTACTACTTCTCGTCGGAGCAGGGGATCGTTCCGCTCGAACTGTGGACCGCGGAGCCGAAGCCCCTTGCGCCTGGGGAAAAGGTTGGGGTGCGCTGGAGCGAGACGGGCGTGAAGTTGTACGCCTACGACGAGCTGCAGCAGGAGGTCCTAGAGCTCGCGCGAGAGCGGTTCAACTTCCGCGGGGAACACCGCAATCTTCACTTCGCCGTGCCTTATGGCGTGAGCGTGAACGCGGACGTGGCGCACGCGAAGCGGGACGCGAAGCCGCTCGATGTTCGCATGCTGGCCTTTGGGTTCCGGGACGACGACCTCAAGCTGATGGACCAGGAAATCCAGAGCGGGGCCGAGCCCATCAAGTCGCTCGGGTTTGACAGTCCGATCGGCGCCTTGTCGGAAGAGGCGACCCTTCTCTCGGATTACCTGCATGAGACGGTGGCCGTCGTGACGAATCCCGCCATCGACCGCGAGCGCGAAATCGAGCACTTCAGCACGCGTTCGGTCCTCGGGCGGCGGCCGTCCTTTGACGGCCTGTACCAAGAAGCGCCGCGCGTCGAGGTGCAGGCGCCCATTCTCTTGGAGGGCTTGCCTGAGGCATACGGCGTGGAGTACGACGAGATTCAGAATCTCGCTCACCGCTTTGGCACCGTCTGTTACGAGGACGCCCTTGCGATGCTCCGCACGAGCCCCAACGGCACGGCGGAAATCCTGATTCACCGCAGAGACGGCGAGAGCGTACCCGAAGCGTTGGAGAGATTTTCGCTCGAGGCGCTTGAAGCGGTCCAGGCCGGGGCGAACGTCATTGTGCTCGATGACCGCCTGCAGTTCCGCCGCGGGCCACACATCGATCCGTTCCTCGTCGTGTCGGCGGTCCATCGCGCCTTGCTGCGGCCCGCAGCGAAGGAGAAGGGCGAGCACTTGCGGCGGCGAACGAGCGTGGTGTTGCGCAGCGGCGGCATTCGCAATCTGCACGACATCATGGTCGCACTTGGGCTGGGCGCGGACGCGGTCGTGCCGTACCACATGTGGGAGTATGCAGCCCACAAGGGCGGGGCGCACGCGATTGAAAACTTGTACAAGGCCTTGACCAAGGGGATCGAGAAGGTCATCTCCACGCTTGGCATTCACGAGGTGCGGGGATACGAGCGGTTGTTTAGCGCCATCGGCCTGGCGAACGAAGTGGCCGAATACCTCGCCATTCCGAACTTCTGCGGCTCCGAGACGGCCGGTTTGTCGTTTGCGCGGATGGAGGAGTTGGCGCAACTGCGCCGCAGCTGGTATGAGGCACAGGATCGCAAGAGTGTGCGGCCCAACCGGTTGTTCCAATTGTATCCGCGGATTTGGAAGACGGCGGGTTCTGTCGCGGACGGGGAACTGGCCTATGAGGAGTTCGTGTCCAAGCTGGAACAGTTTGAAACGGACAATCCGATTAGCATTCGTCACCTGCTCGGATTCCGAGAGGATCAGGAGCCTGCGGCGGGAGACGTGGACACGACCATCGACGGGCATGCGTACCCGATCGTCATCAGCTCGATGTCGTTCGGCTCGCAGAACGAAACGGCCTACCGCGCTTATGCGGAGGCGGCGTACCGGATGAACATCGTCTGCCTGAACGGCGAGGGCGGGGAGATCAAGGACCTGCTCGAGAAGTATCCGCGCAACCGCGGCCGTCAGATTGCGTCGGGCCGATTCGGCGTCAACGCGGACCTGTGCAACAACGCGTATGTGCTTGAAATTAAGATTGGGCAGGGCGCGAAGCCGGGCGAAGGCGGTCACTTGCCGGGATCGAAGGTGACGGCGCAGGTGGCTGCGGCGCGCAACGCGACGCAGGGCGTGGATCTGATCTCGCCGTCGAACAATCACGACATCTACTCGATTGAGGACCTTGCCCAGGTCATCTACGAGCTCAAGGAGATCAATCCGCTTGCCAAGGTGGCCGTCAAGGTGCCGGTCGTGCCCAACATTGGGACCATCGCGGTCGGTATTGCGAAGGCGGGCGCGGATGTGATCACGCTGTCGGGCTTCGACGGCGGAACCGGCGCGGCAAGGGCGCACGCCATCCGCCACGTGGGCTTGCCGATGGAGATTGGCGTGAAGCTGGCGCACGAGGCGCTTTGCGAGGCCGGGTTGCGCGACTACGTGGAATTGTGGGCCGACGGCGGGATGAAGTCAGGACACGATGTGATGAAGGCCATTCTGCTCGGCGCCAATCGCGTGGGCTTTGGCACCATGGCGATGGTGGCCATCGGCTGTACGGCCTGCCGCGCCTGCCACAAGGATACGTGTCACGTCGGCATCGCGACGCAGATGCACGATATCGCGGAGGCGCAGGCGAAGGGCCTGAAGCAGTTTGAGCCGCAGGACTTCGATCGCGCCGTGGCGCAACTCGTGCGGTTCTTCTCCGAGGTGGGGAAACACGTCGAAGCGCTCACGCGCAAGCTCGGCGCGAGCCGCACCCAGGATCTCGTGGGGCGGAGCGACCTCCTGGTCAATCTGCGCGAAGACGCGCGGCTTGACACGTCGTGGCTGTTGCGCGTTCGCGAGGAGTACGTGGGGCAGGGCTGTCACGTTCGCTACCGGACGTTCGAGGAGGCCTACGGTGACGTCGTGCAGGATGTGGCGGCCATCGGCGCCGCGACGGGAACGGACGGCGTCGTGACCGCGGTCGGGTCCCGGGTGACGGCAATTCGCGCGGTTCCGCGGGCCCTGGGCACGCGGCTCTCGGGCGAAAGCATCCGCGCTCGTCGGCGCGGCGAGGTCGGCCCCGTCGTTCACGACGGCGTGGCGGGCGCAGGCTTTGCGGCCTATCACACCGAGGGCATGGTCTCCGTCGCCATCGGCGGCGCACAGGACGGCGTGGGCAAGGCGGCGTTCGGCGGAAAAATCGTCGTCTTGAAAGGCAAATGTGCGGACGGCGTCTGGCGCGGCGGTTCCGTCGGCAAGGGCTTGGCGTACGGCGCAGCGCGTGGCCTGTTCATCATCCAGGGGAACGCCGACGCGCGGGCGTGCATCCGCCTGTCCGGCGCGGATGTGGTCATCGGCGGCGAAATCGAGGCGCCGGTGCGCGCAGATCTGTCGCACATTGCCAACCGCGCGAACATCAAGGGCTTTGCGTTCGAGTACATGACTGGCGGGCGCGCGGTGGTCCTGGGCGATCCCGGCCCGTGGATCTGCTCTGGAATGACGGGCGGACGCGTGTATCTGCGTCACGACCCGGAGATGGGGCTTGACGAACAGGCGCTCAGGCGGCGAATCGCGAAAGGTGCCAAAGTGGCGCTGCGCGTGATTGACGCCAAGGGCCGAAACGACATCGCGGAATTGCTCGGCGCGTATCAGCTCGAACTGCGGCGCTACGGCCAACACGACGAGGCGCGGCGCCTGCAGAAGCTGATTGACAATCCATCGCTGTACTTCCTGATGGTCGAGCCCGCGCACGAAATTACGGATCAGGACATCGCGACGGAGTGA
- a CDS encoding argininosuccinate synthase, translating to MAEKLVLAYSGGLDTSVSIPWIRDHYGYDVIAMCVDVGEGKDLDATQAKAIQVGAVKSYKIDAKAQFAESFILPALKANALYEGKYPLASALSRPLISKLLVEVAEKEGAVAVAHGCTGKGNDQVRFEVSIHALNPNLTVVAPVREWGFTRDEEIRYAKEHGVPIPVDLDNPFSIDANLWGRAIECGVLEDPWQEAPEGAFLWTVSPEKAPDAPEEIVISFEQGKPVALNGEALPLVELIHRVNEIAGRHGVGRIDHVENRLVGIKSREVYESPAGQVLIMAHQELEHLTLTREVLQYKMGLELEYAKLIYNGLWFSPLKAAFDAFIDETQKYVTGDVRVKLYKGHAQATGRKSPYSLYRHDLATYETGDKFDHGAAVGFIQLYGLPTTVYATLHAGEEKPSGLGDDAYSVLGHEVEAKA from the coding sequence ATGGCGGAGAAACTCGTGCTCGCCTACTCTGGCGGCTTGGACACCTCGGTCTCGATTCCTTGGATCCGGGATCACTACGGCTACGACGTGATCGCGATGTGCGTCGACGTGGGCGAGGGCAAAGACCTCGACGCGACGCAGGCCAAGGCCATTCAAGTTGGGGCCGTCAAATCCTACAAAATCGACGCGAAAGCGCAATTCGCGGAATCCTTCATTCTGCCGGCCCTCAAGGCCAACGCGCTGTACGAGGGAAAATACCCGCTCGCGTCCGCCTTGTCGCGCCCGCTCATCTCGAAACTGCTCGTCGAGGTCGCCGAGAAAGAGGGGGCCGTGGCCGTCGCGCACGGGTGCACGGGCAAGGGCAATGACCAGGTCCGGTTCGAGGTTTCCATTCACGCGCTGAACCCGAATCTGACCGTGGTGGCGCCGGTGCGCGAGTGGGGCTTCACGCGCGACGAGGAAATCCGCTACGCCAAGGAGCACGGCGTGCCGATTCCGGTCGATCTCGACAACCCCTTTAGCATCGACGCCAATCTGTGGGGCCGCGCCATCGAGTGCGGCGTGCTGGAGGATCCGTGGCAGGAAGCGCCCGAAGGCGCGTTTTTGTGGACGGTCTCGCCAGAGAAGGCGCCCGATGCCCCGGAGGAAATCGTCATTTCGTTTGAGCAAGGCAAGCCCGTCGCGCTGAACGGCGAGGCGCTCCCGCTCGTCGAGCTCATCCACCGGGTGAACGAGATCGCCGGGCGGCATGGCGTCGGCCGGATCGATCACGTCGAGAACCGGTTGGTGGGCATCAAGTCGCGCGAGGTCTACGAGTCGCCGGCGGGTCAAGTGCTCATCATGGCCCATCAGGAGCTCGAGCACCTCACGCTCACCCGGGAAGTGCTGCAGTACAAGATGGGCCTCGAACTCGAGTACGCGAAGCTCATCTACAACGGACTCTGGTTCTCGCCGCTCAAGGCCGCGTTTGACGCGTTCATCGACGAGACGCAGAAGTACGTCACCGGCGACGTCCGCGTGAAGCTGTACAAGGGCCACGCGCAGGCCACGGGCCGCAAGTCGCCTTACTCGCTGTACCGGCACGATCTCGCCACCTATGAAACGGGCGACAAGTTCGATCACGGCGCCGCGGTCGGCTTCATCCAGCTGTACGGCTTGCCGACGACGGTTTACGCGACGCTTCACGCGGGCGAGGAGAAACCGTCCGGCCTCGGCGATGACGCTTACTCCGTTCTCGGGCACGAGGTGGAGGCGAAGGCATGA
- the argB gene encoding acetylglutamate kinase encodes MIVIKVGGSLEGSAELALVEAVREARRREWPVVVVHGGGPRISKRLRDAGIELPFVNGLRQTTAEAVPHVVAALAECNREISESLARHGLPVQAFADGEVVIARDVGRDRTGEVGGVRVEAVRAAAQSGRVPVIAPFGRDEAGQPYNINADHAAAQIARAVQAPRLLFLTDVPGIYRDFEARDLLLDTSREELAMLLASGAFSTGMIPKVTAVLYAAEHGVREVWVVDGRDQDAVMCAALGQSDRRAVGTRLVGCTEGVTA; translated from the coding sequence GTGATCGTCATCAAGGTCGGCGGGTCCCTCGAGGGGAGCGCGGAGTTGGCGCTGGTGGAAGCGGTGCGGGAGGCGCGGCGGCGCGAGTGGCCGGTGGTGGTCGTGCACGGCGGGGGACCGCGCATCTCCAAACGACTGCGCGATGCCGGCATCGAATTGCCCTTCGTGAACGGCCTGCGGCAGACCACCGCCGAAGCCGTGCCGCACGTCGTAGCTGCGCTTGCAGAATGCAATCGGGAGATTTCAGAGTCCCTGGCCCGGCACGGCCTGCCCGTGCAGGCGTTTGCCGATGGCGAGGTCGTGATCGCGAGGGACGTCGGCCGCGACCGCACGGGCGAAGTGGGTGGTGTGCGCGTGGAAGCGGTACGGGCTGCGGCCCAGTCTGGACGGGTGCCGGTCATCGCCCCATTCGGGCGGGATGAGGCGGGGCAACCGTATAACATCAATGCCGATCACGCGGCTGCGCAGATCGCGCGTGCGGTGCAAGCTCCCAGGCTGCTGTTTTTGACCGACGTGCCGGGCATCTATCGGGACTTCGAGGCGCGCGATCTCCTGCTCGATACCTCGCGGGAGGAGCTCGCGATGCTCCTTGCCTCGGGCGCTTTCTCCACGGGCATGATTCCGAAAGTAACGGCTGTGCTGTACGCCGCAGAGCACGGCGTTCGAGAGGTCTGGGTGGTGGACGGCCGCGACCAGGACGCGGTGATGTGCGCCGCGTTGGGGCAGAGTGACAGGCGAGCTGTGGGGACGCGGCTTGTCGGCTGTACAGAGGGAGTGACGGCATGA
- a CDS encoding N-acetyltransferase: MDIRKATSADVEEMQQLIQHFADMGLMLPRTIKSLCEHLQCFTVAVEDGRVIGVGGLHVLWTDLAEIRSLAVSPDAHGKGVGSQIVKALLQEAEDLGIAQVLSLTYQTRFFEKLNFHVVRKETLPHKVWKDCIYCNKFYHCDEVAMVYYTRHFQPLKQAKEA; the protein is encoded by the coding sequence TTGGACATCCGGAAGGCGACCTCAGCGGACGTCGAAGAAATGCAACAACTGATTCAACATTTTGCCGATATGGGACTGATGCTGCCGCGCACCATCAAGTCGCTCTGTGAACATCTCCAGTGCTTCACGGTTGCGGTCGAAGATGGGCGGGTCATCGGCGTTGGGGGATTGCACGTCCTGTGGACGGATTTGGCCGAAATTCGGTCGCTCGCCGTTTCGCCAGATGCGCACGGCAAAGGCGTAGGCAGCCAAATCGTCAAAGCACTGCTCCAGGAGGCGGAAGACCTCGGCATCGCGCAGGTGCTGTCGCTGACGTACCAGACGAGATTCTTTGAGAAGCTGAACTTCCACGTCGTCCGAAAAGAGACGCTGCCGCATAAAGTGTGGAAAGACTGCATCTACTGTAACAAGTTCTATCACTGCGATGAAGTGGCCATGGTGTATTATACTCGTCACTTCCAGCCCTTGAAACAGGCGAAAGAGGCGTGA
- a CDS encoding aspartate aminotransferase family protein, producing the protein MKTALFELADQVLFQNYGKRDLALVRGEGVYLYDDQGKRYLDFTAGIAVCNLGHAHPGVTDVIERQARQLLHVSNLFLIEGQVALAEKLTQLAQRGGEAYRAMFVNTGTEANEGALKLARRYQYVNGHAEKTRVVALPNSFHGRTMGSLSVTSNPKYREGMTPLVPGFEVAETYEQAVEMLDDRTAACIVEVVQGEAGVRPVDEDLLRRLAARAKELGALLIVDEVQTGVGRTGRFFGYEHFGLSPDIITMAKGLGNGIPVGAILAKQKVADAFTPGLHGSTFGGNPFAMAVANYVVEVVRDPGFLERVRQVGEALRTVLEAHFERVTGLGLMWGFDVEDAASWRKRAAERGLLVTVCGPKRIRLVPPLILEEAHVQEFEAIVTQMSRA; encoded by the coding sequence ATGAAGACGGCGCTGTTTGAGTTGGCGGATCAGGTTCTATTTCAGAATTACGGCAAGCGCGATCTCGCCCTTGTCCGCGGCGAAGGCGTGTACCTGTACGATGATCAGGGAAAGCGGTATTTGGATTTCACGGCCGGCATCGCGGTTTGCAACCTGGGCCATGCGCATCCCGGCGTGACCGACGTGATCGAGCGGCAGGCGCGGCAACTGCTCCATGTGTCCAACCTGTTCCTCATTGAAGGACAGGTGGCGCTTGCGGAGAAGCTCACGCAGCTCGCGCAGCGCGGCGGGGAAGCCTACCGCGCGATGTTCGTGAACACAGGCACGGAGGCCAATGAGGGCGCGCTGAAGCTGGCGCGCAGGTACCAGTACGTGAATGGGCATGCGGAAAAAACTCGCGTGGTGGCGCTGCCCAACAGCTTCCATGGGCGGACAATGGGTTCGCTGTCCGTCACGTCCAATCCGAAGTACCGCGAAGGCATGACGCCGCTCGTGCCGGGCTTTGAGGTGGCCGAAACGTACGAGCAGGCGGTCGAGATGTTGGACGATCGCACGGCGGCCTGCATTGTCGAGGTGGTCCAGGGAGAAGCGGGCGTGAGGCCTGTCGACGAGGATCTCCTGCGCCGGCTCGCCGCGCGCGCAAAGGAACTGGGTGCGCTGCTCATTGTGGACGAGGTTCAGACGGGTGTCGGGCGGACCGGGCGCTTTTTTGGCTATGAGCACTTTGGCCTGTCCCCCGACATCATCACCATGGCCAAGGGGCTTGGAAACGGGATCCCAGTCGGTGCGATCCTCGCCAAGCAAAAGGTTGCGGACGCGTTCACGCCTGGACTGCACGGCTCCACCTTCGGCGGAAATCCGTTCGCGATGGCGGTGGCCAACTACGTGGTGGAGGTCGTGCGCGATCCCGGCTTCCTCGAGCGCGTGCGCCAGGTGGGGGAAGCGCTGCGAACGGTCCTCGAGGCGCACTTTGAGCGGGTGACGGGGCTCGGGCTGATGTGGGGATTTGACGTGGAGGACGCGGCTTCGTGGCGGAAACGGGCTGCGGAACGCGGCCTTTTGGTCACGGTGTGCGGGCCGAAGCGCATCCGCCTGGTTCCTCCGCTCATTTTGGAGGAAGCGCACGTCCAGGAGTTCGAGGCCATCGTGACACAAATGAGCCGCGCCTGA
- the argF gene encoding ornithine carbamoyltransferase, which produces MAVWDMKNALGRGPSTVVPLGSNYLSVRLQNALWSCHRVMAGKDLLHFSDLSGDDLRNLVHLAELLKEAQKSRFTHTLLAGKTLGMIFDKSSTRTRISFEVGMLQLGGHALFLPGNMLQTGRGEPISDTAQVMSRYLDGVMIRTFRQADVEEFAKYADIPVINGLTDEFHPCQLLADALTILEHKGRLEEITVAFIGDGNNLAHSWLQLAPKLGMNIRVATPAGYQPMQWVVEEAKLHAVQQGTEVLVTTDPERAIAGADVVYTDTWVSMGDEEEAEARIKAFEGYQVNEKLCALAKPDYVFMHCLPAHRGEEVSPDIIDGPHSIIFDQAENRLHAQKAVLAATMADASAFGEDL; this is translated from the coding sequence GTGGCAGTGTGGGATATGAAAAACGCCCTTGGGCGCGGACCGTCGACCGTGGTGCCGCTGGGTTCCAATTATCTGTCGGTGCGGCTGCAGAATGCCCTGTGGTCCTGTCACCGCGTTATGGCGGGCAAGGACCTGCTTCACTTCAGCGATCTGTCCGGCGATGATCTGCGCAATCTCGTGCACCTCGCCGAGTTGCTGAAAGAAGCGCAAAAGTCTCGATTCACGCACACGCTCCTTGCCGGGAAGACGCTGGGCATGATTTTTGATAAATCGTCCACGCGCACGCGCATCTCGTTCGAGGTCGGGATGTTGCAGCTGGGCGGCCACGCGCTGTTTTTGCCGGGCAACATGTTGCAGACGGGGCGCGGTGAACCCATCTCGGATACGGCCCAAGTGATGTCGCGCTACCTGGACGGCGTGATGATTCGCACGTTCCGCCAAGCGGACGTCGAGGAGTTCGCCAAGTACGCCGACATCCCGGTGATTAACGGGCTCACCGACGAGTTTCACCCGTGCCAACTGCTTGCCGACGCGCTGACCATCCTCGAGCACAAAGGTCGGCTTGAGGAGATCACCGTCGCCTTCATCGGAGACGGCAATAACCTCGCGCATTCGTGGCTGCAGCTTGCGCCGAAGCTCGGGATGAACATCCGAGTGGCCACGCCCGCCGGCTACCAGCCGATGCAGTGGGTCGTCGAAGAGGCGAAGCTGCACGCTGTTCAGCAGGGCACCGAGGTGTTGGTCACGACTGACCCTGAGCGCGCCATTGCGGGCGCCGACGTGGTTTACACGGACACCTGGGTCTCCATGGGGGATGAGGAGGAGGCCGAGGCGCGCATCAAAGCTTTTGAAGGTTATCAGGTCAACGAGAAGCTCTGCGCGCTTGCAAAGCCCGATTACGTGTTCATGCACTGCCTGCCGGCGCACCGCGGGGAAGAAGTATCGCCCGACATCATTGACGGGCCGCATTCCATCATTTTCGATCAGGCTGAAAATCGGCTGCACGCGCAAAAGGCGGTACTCGCCGCCACCATGGCGGACGCCAGCGCGTTTGGGGAGGATTTGTGA